AAAAGTGTAACTTATTGTACGGGGTCAGAGGAAGCGACCTTGTACGTACATACTGGGTGTTTCACTTAACATGGGCCAAacttttaaaaatatgcaaattccacgtagctgggcacaaccaaggtaatgtttgccgtcgcttgcagatactAAGATTACTTTTTTTGCATTCCCCTGAATGACATCAttattcttaattaattaattaattaattaattaattaattaattaattaatgtaaTTAGAAGAAAATTGTCAATGCGAAAATTAGAGCAACATGAATGTAGGGCAACATgaatgtagagcaacatgagaaattcccgatacagctttctgttgctcaatacgtgctgcataaaagtgtttttgtcGAGCGTGAAATAAGCCTGCGGATagacgcaaaattggcgcgcgactggccgctcgaggcactttttatctaattatctaattaggcggaatgcgaaaagtAATCTGGTTATCTCCCAGCGaccgtgggtgcggcccgcctaGCTTGATGTAGTcaagcctcaggacttttgtaaataaaagttTTCACACGCACACATCTcccagcgacggcaaacaacattaccttggttctgtccgaatacgtagcatttgcacattttaagtttggcccaagttacgtgaaacacctgTATGAAGGACAAACTTGTTGGATTAGTTGGTCTTACATAACTGGCGAGAAAAATTAGTGCTAAAGAGAACTTGTACCCGTCCACTGTTCCTGTGTACGCGTCTTTTTTTAGCTTCAACTCTTTTCACTACTTATGCAAGACGTTGGACATGGTCAGCGTTACAGTGTACCCGCTCCCGAGTCCATCAAACAGGAACAATTTGAGTCCGTGCTCGAAAAACGAGATAGCCATCTCGTTTTTCTTGCGTACTTCTTGAGAAAGCTCTGAAGCAATCGGTGAAACTCTTAGAATACTCGTAAGCACGGCACGTGTTACGGCTTGACCGGAGGTGTAAAATTTTCATTCATCAATCATACAGCAGGGGATTCGTGGAAGACGTGGCATTTGGTACACCGCGGGGGGCGTCGAAGAGATGACTGATCTGGGCCCGTATCCGCAAAAAGCTTTTAAGCTAGAATTGTTCGCTCCAGCGAAgatattaatgcgaaagcattatatgccccatgaggCTTTTAGAAAAGCCTGCGTTGTCCTCAACGAGTGCGACCAAAAATCATCAGCGTGCATTAAGGTGGAGTAAGGTCGGTACAATTAGAtcaaggtggattaaagtgaatTAAATGGGTTAAGGTGGAacaaggttggtacaaattagagcaagttggaataaagtggattaaggtggtaTAAACTGGGTCAAGGTGGACTAAAGTAGAATGAGGCGGATTATGGTGAATTAAGGTTggcacaaattagagcaaggtggattaaggtggactcaagtggattagggtggtttaaggTTGGTACAGATGAGaccaaggtggattaaggtggtaTAAACTGGGTCAAGGTGGACTAAAGTAGAATGAGGCGGATTATGGTGAATTAAGGTTGGCACAAATTAGAgcaagtggattaaggtggattaaggtagagttgtgaaggacacgcgacaatgtatgacgtcacgtatcatggttgtgaccaattaattagagaagtcataatgcttttgcattcaaatCACATAAGGATACTtataagtgactgtcaatttttagTGAGGGTGCCCTGCTAATGACTCAATTGGAGGCCATATTcccaaaaagctttgtgaattaggACCCCAAGCTGTCGTACCCTTGCTGGATGGCGGCTAGTGCGAGCAACCGCGGCCCCGCTGAAACTCTAGCACCTTTACTGCCTGTTCTATCGCCGCGTTTGCTGTCCTTCGCCGCAACAGACGCGGGGGCGCTGAAGACCGACCCCAGGCTGGAGTAGAAATTAGCTGTTCGTCGCCGCAATACGCCGCGCTACAATATTGGAAAGGTGTTTTATTTCTTGGTCCAAGGATAAATTAAGACCACAGTGTGCGCAACATGTGAGAAAAGAATGACGCCCATAAGGTGTGATCGGCAACAAAGAAACACAAGTTTTATCCAGTCGACTTGTTGAAGCAAAGGTCAGAAGGTGTATCAGAACGTCTTTGAGAGCTTCGTTAGTGATTCGCTGAAAATTAGCGTCACACTCTAAAGTGGTTTCTGTTGGGCACCACTCGTTTCAATCCTTCGTTCTTGTGAAATTGACTAGTTCGAATTCAGCGACTTCATGGCCACTTGACGTATTCGCTCCGTCGTTAAGAGGAAGATTTAGCTCGGGATCTGTTATCTAAAGACGTGGTGACACAGAACTAGTCTTCCTCGGCATCCAATGCGCCAAATTTGCTGACGTTTCttgcattaaaaagaaaatttgaatAAACTGTGGGAAGCACCTTTTTTAAATGAATAAATtaatcctggggttttacgtgcccaaaccacgattcGATAATGAGGAATgccatagtggggaactccgaataattttgaccaccaggggatctttaacgtgcccccaatgcacgcgTCTCGGGTGTGTTTGCATTtggcccccaccgaaatgcggctgccgcggccgggatttgatcccgtgacctcctGCTTAGCAACGCATCAccttagccgctaagccaccgcggcaggtctAAGCGcattttttattcaattatatagacacttcaagcggatttttgccgtcgccgtcgtcgtcaccgtgaggttccgtataaaatccaagggcgataaaatcgtcgccgcgcgccgtgtgtgcgagtgaaagcgcgcatatggcaggaagggagggagggatgaaggggggggtgacgctgtgctgcggcaccaaatgcgtatcttgcaaccgggcgcaagggcaactggtgactcaatctcccacgcgaaaggaggaaagcgggaaagcagcgcgggagggagggggggggcggcttctactatgccaacaactgcgcacttTTTGCGCTGGtacgggctgtcgcgcgcaccgtatcttgaaagggatctccacacgactctgacctttgtattcGCTGTGATTTcggccgttcagtttccgttgaagcgatagaccacacgaaccttcgctcgctgcggccgccgcgcttgctcacgccagcgttttgacagtggttgtctgcggtcatcgaatgtAATCTAtcgatgtttgcttgtgcgcgctgacaccacgcttgttaattcaattggtaagcgaatgtgtccaagtttatgcagccgataaatctactatcattactccgtagagctctctactaatttggtatcgcaattgatgcttcacctttcgggcgaaacagcgtcATTTTACAGGCATCCGCTATACCCTTGCCTACGCGGAAAAATTTCTTTGGCACGTAAATTAGAACGCGCCAACACAGGCGTAGCGAAGCATCTCTGCACTCCTGCAATGCCCAAGAATCTGCTCTTGTGAAGAAAGACTTGTTCATTGTTCACTCGagaagaaaaggggggggggaggggtgaacTTTAAACACCGCTAACTGTGTCCGAAAATGTTGTGCTGTCTAGAAAGCAACCGCGCAGAATAAATATTGAACTTCAGTGAAGTCAAAAGTtggacggaaacccgtctggtcgggaatatgcatgacaacaattaaaacggacaccgacaacgaaagtttaaaaatatatatactaaGTCGTTTCAGATCacgcacgggagccttgttcttTTACGATTGGCCTGCCATGATTTAGCCACCAATTTTACGTAATATTTTACTGTATGCATATTGTTTAGAACGAGTATAATCAGGAAAATAAGTAAAACAAAAAGCAATGTTTTTTCTTAAGACCGAATATTCGTGCGTGTGTTATTTTTTCATCCTGCCGTATTTATTTACTGTCATCGTTCTTGCAGGTTCTACCGATGCGTGCGGTACGAGCAGGACTCGTTCTACAGCATCTACGAGTTCAATTGCCCTGAAACGCTCGTCTACGACCAAGCCACCGGAACCTGCAACTACGCCGAACTCAGTGAATCGGAGTGTGTCGCGAATCAACGGCAGCCTAACAACAGCAGTAGCTGGAGCCAGAGTAACCCTGCTTCAGACTCTTCGAGCTGGTCACAGGCCGTAGCTGTTCCCGGGGACGGTCAATGGGGAGACACTCACCAGAACATTGAACAGGGTCAGCAGGAGAGCAGCGCTTGGTCCCAAGTCCAGGGTCAGGAGCCAGTTAATCACGGTCACACACAACGCCAGCCACAAGGTTCGTGGAATAGTCAAGGAGGCAGCCAGGAAGAACCTCGTTGTACCAGGGAAGGTTTCTTCGGACACCCGGATGATTGCAACAAGTTCTACAGGTGTGTTTCGGGTGGCGCTGACTCCTTTGTTGTGTACGTCTTCAGCTGCGGAGAATCCCTAGTGTGGGACGAAGCGCAGAGCACGTGTAATTACCCGTACGCCGTAGAAGGGCGGTGCAAGAACGCAGCGCCTGGCCCCTCCCAACAGCCAACATTCCCTGAACAACCCCAGGGATGGCCGCAACAGGGTACTGGAGGGGGTCGACCCGGGGGAACGTTCCCGCAACAACCACAGGGGTGGCCACAGCAGGGCACTGAAGGTAGCCAGCAGCCAGGAGGCAGCGGAGGAGGCGGACCGCTACCAGGTGACACAAGACCTGGTGACACAAGACCTGGTGACACAAGGCCTGGTGACATTAGACCCGGTGACACGAGACCAGGCGACACACGACCGTGCGACAATCAAACTACCACGGGGCAACAAGGTGGTCCAGCATCCGGACAAGGAACTCCTTCAAATCAAAACTTACCATGTCCCAGGGAAGGTTTCTACCGTAACCCTCAAAATTGCTACAGGTTTTATCGGTGCGTGAGGCGCGAAGGCGGAAGCGGCTTTGCCGTCTACGAATTCAACTGTCCCGAGGGACTAGTCTTCGACGAGAGGTACAGCGTATGTAACTGGCCTTATCAAGCACCGCCCTGCGAAGAAAGCCACTCGGCCCAAATCGCACAACCCGAGCAAGGTGGTCAAGGGCAAGGGGGATCGCCAGGACAAGGAGGTCGGCCAGGCCAGGGAGGCACACCAGGTCAGCCAGGAAGGCCAGGACAACCGGGAACGGGCGGTAGACCGGGTCAGCCAGGACAAGGAGGTCGGCCAGGCCAGGGAGGCACACCAGGTCAGCCAGGAAGGCCAGGACAACCGGGAACGGGTGGTAGACCGGGTCAGCCAGGTAGTCCAGGACGACCAGGAACAGGTGGTACACCAGGACGGCCAGGCAGGCCAGGAACACCGGGGACGGTTGGTACACCGGGACGACCAGGCAGTCCAGGAACACCGGGGACGGGTGGTACACCGGGACGGCCAGGCAGGCCAGGAACACCAGGAGTGGGTGGTACACCGGGACGGCCAGGCAGGCCAGGAACACCAGGGACAGATGGTACACCGGGACAGCCAGGCAGTCCAGGAACACCGGGGACAGATGGTACTCCAGGACGGCCAGGTAGTCCAGGAACACCAGGGACGGGTGGTACTCCAGGACAGCCAGGAAGACCAGGAAGCCCAGGAACAGGTACACCGGGTCAGCCAGGTAGTCCGGGACGACCAGGAACAGGGGGAACACCGGGTCAGCCAGGTAGGCCAGGGCTGCCTCCCCAAGAAGGCACGCCTGGGCAGTCAGGAAGTCCAGGACAAGGTGGCATACCCGGTCAGCCTGGTAGGCCAGGTCAACCAGGACAAGGCGGTACACCTAGTCAACCAGGCACTCCAGGGCAGCCAGGACAAGGAGGTCTACCAGTTCAACCAGGACAGGGAGGAAGGCCAGGTCATCCTGGACAGCCAGGTGGTCCCGGACAACCAGGGCAACCTCCTCTGCCGGGTCAGCCAGTGCCAGCGCAACCTGGAGGACGACCAAGTCAGCCAGGACAGGGAGGCAGCCCAGGACAAGGTCCACTACCCGGACAAGGAGGGCAGCCCAGTGGCTCCAGTCCAAGTCATCCATCGGGAGACGAGAGCGGCCGCGAACAAAGACCATCGTGCCCACAGGAAGGTTTCTTCAGACATCCTCAAAGCTGCTACCGATTTTATCGCTGCGTGAGCGGTAATAGCCAAGGCAATTTTGTGATCTATGAATTTAATTGTCCAGAGGGACTTGTATTCGATGAACGTTACAGCACATGCAACTGGCCATCCGATGCGCCACCTTGTGACGGCGCAGCACCCCCACCTGTAGGCCAAGCACCACCTGCACCTAGTCAGCCAGGTGGTCCTCCTGTGGGACCAGGACAACCTGGAGCTCCAGGACAACCAGGACAGGGTCAACCAGGCCAGCAAGGTCCAATGCAACCAGGACAGGGGCAACCAGGTCAGCCAGGACAACCTGGTCGACCGGACCGACTGCCAGGCCAGCCAAGACCAGGGCGGCCGGGTCAAGGGCAACCGGGACAGCCAGGGAGACCAGGGCCACCACCGCCACCAGGACAAGgacaaccaccaccaccgccaccaggGCAAGGACAACCACCACCGCGACCAGGGCAAGGACCACCAGGCCAGCCAGGACCAGCACAACCGGGACAAGGACAACCGGGCCAGCCAGGACAAGGCCCACCTGGCCCAAGCCAGACAGGAGGACCGAGCAGGCTTCCATGTCCGCAAGAAGGCTTCTTCCGTCATCCTTACAACTGCCATCGGTTCTACCGCTGTGTTGACACTGGCAACGGTTTTGTGGCATACGAATTTAACTGTCCTGAAGGCCTTGTGTTTGATGAACGGTACAGCACTTGCAACTGGGCTGATGCCGCGCCTCCTTGCGACGAAAGGCCACCGCTCGGCATGCCTGCGCCTGGTGGAGGTGGAAGGCCTCAGCCTAGTCCCGGACATCCCAGTCCCGGACAGCCTAGTCCCGGACAGCCTAGTCCCGGACAGCCCAGTCCCGGACAGCCCAGTCCCGGACAGCCCAGTCCCGGACAGCCCAGTCCCGGACAGCCCAGTCCCGGACAGCCCAGTCCCGGACAGCCCACGCCGCGTCCTCCCAGACCTCCGCAGACCCCACCGCCTGCATCGCCACCAAGCAGACCTCAAACACCAGGTGTGCCAACAGGCACCACCCCTCCGGGAACTACAGGCCCCATGACAGAAAGCACTCCTACTACACCGGGTGCTGGCAGCACTCCCACCGAGAGCACAGGGACTACTCCAACAGGAACAGCAGGTACTCCTACCGACAGTACAGGAACTacgccagcaggaacagcaggcaCTCCAACAGGCACAGGAGCTACTCCAACAGGAACTGCTGGCACTCCAACAGATAGCACAGGAACAACTCCTTCTGTAAGCACTGAGACAGGCGCAACTGGCACAATGCCAACTTCACCAGGAAGCATTCCTACCATGCCACCTTCACCTGAACCGATGCCGACAGGTACTGGTAGCGCTGGCGCTGGCACGCCAGGTACCGGCGAAGGCGGCCCGACGCAAGCCCCTCCACAGCCTGGTTCTTTTCCTGGAGGCACGCCCAACGTGAGAGATCCCAATGGACAGCCATCGGGTTATAGCTGCCCCCGAACAGGCTTCTTCAGGGATCCGAGTGACTGCACAAAGTTTTACCGCTGCGTCGACTTTTACATGACAGGCCGAAATTATGTAGTATATCGCTTCGATTGTCCCGAGGGAACTGTCTTCGACGAAAGATACAGCGTATGCAATTGGCCTGACCAAGCCGCGCCTTGCGATCAGACGCCCGGTTCACAACCAGGACAGGGCCAGCCAGGACAAGGCCAACCAGAACCAGGTCAACCAGGACAGGGCCAACCAGGACAGGGCCAGCCACCTCAAGGACAACCAGCACCACCAGGTATATTTACATTTCTTGTTGAGGTTCGTATGCGAATATACGAGGAAACGCACACAGGAACTCAACCCCCCAAAAAAGTGAATATGAAGAGAAATCTTGTTTTACTGAGTGGCCCGTGATTGACACTAAGGAAATCGTTTCGCTTTTTAGTGAAAATCAGGCTTGTTGCTGTTGAATGTACTGCATACGTTAAAGCATTTGCTTCCAAAGCATTTGCTTCCATTTGCTGAATAAGCTTCCAAAGACACACGAAcgaagaaatcgtttttcttaAAATGATTGCAACCACTGCAATCATTTTAAGGaggtttcttgcatttaaaagaaaaggctTAATAACCGTACCTGCATGTAGGACGTAAATTTTCAACTTATACCCCAAATTATATTAGAATTCCTTGAAAATTGATAATTTTAAAGAAGAAAAACTCAAGTATCGATTTACTACTCTAACTCAGCAGTGAGAAAAGATTCTCTCAACCGAAAAGAATCTGTAAACAGCACCGAATGATAAATATAAAGGGGGCAAAATCTATGTATTATACACCGCTCTGAAACATACCGCTAAATTGGGACCAGGCACTCTTTTGCAAAACCGTCGTAATCTTTGTAAAGACTTCACGTAAGCTGTTAACTAATATACCAAATTTGTCAGCTTGAAATGGTAGTGATAGAGCTGGTGTAGTAGCAGGAGGGATTAGCCTAGCATGCTAAGCCAGCAATCGTCCCGCCTGAGCATTTCGTACATTTTTAGGAAATCTGTCTCACCAGACTGTGCCCAACTCCATGTCTCGAAGAAAGGCATAAACAGTCGTAGCATTCTCTTCCTGATTACTGCAGACCTTTCAGGGAACACTAAATCTTCATAGCTCGCGTGTGTAAGGCCTTTCTTTTTCAGACTGTACTGCAACGCCTTTCGCTCCTTGTCAAACTGCGGGTATAACCAGATAAAGTGTTCCCACTTAACCGATCTCGCCAAATAAAGCACAAAGCGTTGAAGCAGATCGTCTTGTCTTAAACAACCAAGCCTGTGTGCAAGCGGAGTTGGGTCTAATGCGATACAGCAGGGTATCGTCGTACTAAGTCCCTCGAGCACACAGGCTTCATGGGAAGATTTGCGGAGCACCTGAAAATGATGGTGGATTGCGTCCTTAGTTTTCTGCAAATTCTTTGGAGCGTTAAATTTTGGCGCACATGATAGCGTTTGAGATGCTCTAACAGACTAAGCTTGCAGAACTGCGGATAGCTGTATTACTTGCGCAGAGTTACAAATTTGTAaccttcgtgcttctattttttttctccagctTACTGATTTCCGACAAATTTTGCAGGAATTCTGAGGCACTAAATCACCATTTCGATTCCTAGCATCACTGGGATTTAACTTTATCATTCAAATAAGACAAATTTCGTTCAAACCGTCCAGTGGTTGCCTCACAAAAACATTTCTATATTTAGCATGTATTATAATAGTGAACTAAGTGCTCTTAAGTATGCAAGTAATAATTTTCACTATTATGCAGTAATATCAGACCAAGCTATTTGCAATTGAAGCATATCAATTTCCAACATATCGCCAGTTTCTCGATGTGCACGTGCTAATGAAGGGGTGGAGAGTGCTCGAGACAATCTCAGATAAATACAACGGCTTGTCACTGACGTAGACGCGAGACAAAGCTTTTATTTCACTCGCGTAAGTAAACGTTAACCATATTACTAGAGGACTTGTCCTCaggttttttttaaatattgagGAAGCAATCAGTGCATGATAAAGCCAGGAGCAAAAGTGATTATGCCAGATATTGTAACAAGTTACGACGCGTTATGACCTAACAGACTAAGCTATAGATATAGCAGCCAAATAGACGTGTCCATCTGCGACGCTCCTGAAATATTGTGTGATTTTATGCTTATACAAACTATTTCGAAGCCTTGCTCTCATGGTTTGTTAGGAAGGTGATTGCTTTTATCTGTGTTAatgttattattatttgatttgaaaacatacatACATTTAACAGTAAAGGGAAAGCGAAGAGCAaactggcaactgccaccggaaggggcacaatgcctgcctactctttagaaaggacGAGACAGAAAtgtagaaatggaagataggaagaaggggaggaaagaggaaagaaaggctTTAAAAAGAGTGGTAATTAGTCTTCAGAACGCACCTACGAGTTTCGAATTATTTGCCTTGTCTTTGTAGATAATTCTACATAAATATCGCCCTTATAGGTCAAGCAAAATTACACATCGGCACAGTGAAAACAATCACTCAGCAATATAGGAGATGAAGCCGATTTGTACCTGACATATTCTTGAGATTAGCGTAACTCAGAACGTATGgaggaaaaataaaaacaagaaacaggAGACACAAGGTGCTtaacttccaactgtttattacATGACGTTATTGAATTGGTTTTATACAAAGTGAACGAAACAAACAACACTGCTTATGTGACATGTGCGGGCAGACCCATAAATGCACATTCCTTGCATGACAGAGATATAGACGCAAGCTCACATACATCACTCTAAATCTTCCTATGACTTCTATTTCTTTAATCTCACGTGCAAGCTGATTATGACTGTCACCCGACAAAGCACATTTGTCGAAGTCAGGGGCACAGCCACAACTCTTCAAAGGAGGATAACGCAAATAAATGAATTTTGTTCTTATTC
This region of Dermacentor silvarum isolate Dsil-2018 chromosome 5, BIME_Dsil_1.4, whole genome shotgun sequence genomic DNA includes:
- the LOC119452894 gene encoding collagen alpha-1(IV) chain-like isoform X5, which gives rise to MRLQRPTQGALLAAAVLVVSLASARSQGFPCYQEGFYRDPNHCGRFYRCAPVRNRPGVFTLYTFGCPDGTSFDEYHRMCVEPHYDDPCFNQVSRGPAYVPHSSMHPFRAPVRSSFRDGQQLPCRRDGFHAHPYDCNRFYRCVRYEQDSFYSIYEFNCPETLVYDQATGTCNYAELSESECVANQRQPNNSSSWSQSNPASDSSSWSQAVAVPGDGQWGDTHQNIEQGQQESSAWSQVQGQEPVNHGHTQRQPQGSWNSQGGSQEEPRCTREGFFGHPDDCNKFYRCVSGGADSFVVYVFSCGESLVWDEAQSTCNYPYAVEGRCKNAAPGPSQQPTFPEQPQGWPQQGTGGGRPGGTFPQQPQGWPQQGTEGSQQPGGSGGGGPLPGDTRPGDTRPGDTRPGDIRPGDTRPGDTRPCDNQTTTGQQGGPASGQGTPSNQNLPCPREGFYRNPQNCYRFYRCVRREGGSGFAVYEFNCPEGLVFDERYSVCNWPYQAPPCEESHSAQIAQPEQGGQGQGGSPGQGGRPGQGGTPGQPGRPGQPGTGGRPGSPGRPGTGGTPGRPGRPGTPGTVGTPGRPGSPGTPGTGGTPGRPGRPGTPGVGGTPGRPGRPGTPGTDGTPGQPGSPGTPGTDGTPGRPGSPGTPGTGGTPGQPGRPGSPGTGTPGQPGSPGRPGTGGTPGQPGRPGLPPQEGTPGQSGSPGQGGIPGQPGRPGQPGQGGTPSQPGTPGQPGQGGLPVQPGQGGRPGHPGQPGGPGQPGQPPLPGQPVPAQPGGRPSQPGQGGSPGQGPLPGQGGQPSGSSPSHPSGDESGREQRPSCPQEGFFRHPQSCYRFYRCVSGNSQGNFVIYEFNCPEGLVFDERYSTCNWPSDAPPCDGAAPPPVGQAPPAPSQPGGPPVGPGQPGAPGQPGQGQPGQQGPMQPGQGQPGQPGQPGRPDRLPGQPRPGRPGQGQPGQPGRPGPPPPPGQGQPPPPPPGQGQPPPRPGQGPPGQPGPAQPGQGQPGQPGQGPPGPSQTGGPSRLPCPQEGFFRHPYNCHRFYRCVDTGNGFVAYEFNCPEGLVFDERYSTCNWADAAPPCDERPPLGMPAPGGGGRPQPSPGHPSPGQPSPGQPSPGQPSPGQPSPGQPSPGQPSPGQPSPGQPSPGQPTPRPPRPPQTPPPASPPSRPQTPGVPTGTTPPGTTGPMTESTPTTPGAGSTPTESTGTTPTGTAGTPTDSTGTTPAGTAGTPTGTGATPTGTAGTPTDSTGTTPSVSTETGATGTMPTSPGSIPTMPPSPEPMPTGTGSAGAGTPGTGEGGPTQAPPQPGSFPGGTPNVRDPNGQPSGYSCPRTGFFRDPSDCTKFYRCVDFYMTGRNYVVYRFDCPEGTVFDERYSVCNWPDQAAPCDQTPGSQPGQGQPGQGQPEPGQPGQGQPGQGQPPQGQPAPPGPQPPQGPPGGGPQGPGPAPPATDVTSPREPTTPEASGLSCPDAGFFRNPQDCHRFYRCVDQSESGGGFVVYEFNCPAGLVFDERISVCNWPQDAPPCDGGQGQGPTVGAAPVPPSRPPGQPPSRPPSRPPSQPPSHPPSQPPSQPPIQPPSQPPSQPPIRPPSQPPSQPPSQPPSQPPSQPPSQPPSQPPSQPPSQPPSQPPSQPPSQPPSQPPSQPPSQPPSQPPSQPPSQPPSQPPSQPPSQPPSQPPSQPPSQPPSQPPSQPPSQPPSQPPSQPPSQPPSQPPSQPPSQPPSQPPSQPPQGESCRPQCSRTGFFRNPSDCTKFYRCVDFYQNATYVVFNFDCPEGLVFDERYSVCNWPHDAPACDGSSDPSAAGSCAPSPGPSPPQQPSPPQQPQPGPPQQPPPRPPPSHPMPPPRPADSSVCSREGFIRDPADCHKFYRCVDPYQDGKLKAVHFDCPAGLVFDERYSVCNWPHDAPPCDDQPQPQPPPQPQPQPQPQPQPQPQPQPQPQPQPQPQPQPPPRPEPIEATTAPCDKTTAPRYEMTPEVTTPSEATTPSEATTPSEATTPSEATTPSEATTPSEAMTSPEATTPETTMAPTTAATTPAATTEAPTTPAASTMEPTTTPSSRQAKKLDDLILCDKDGNFAFDGDCVHFYRCTGGKSEKAELFKCPDKYYFDTKIGFCRRKRKNFKCDKTPSPDMMARLPPDFMQSAIVAGPGFLWD
- the LOC119452894 gene encoding collagen alpha-1(IV) chain-like isoform X1, whose protein sequence is MRLQRPTQGALLAAAVLVVSLASARSQGFPCYQEGFYRDPNHCGRFYRCAPVRNRPGVFTLYTFGCPDGTSFDEYHRMCVEPHYDDPCFNQVSRGPAYVPHSSMHPFRAPVRSSFRDGQQLPCRRDGFHAHPYDCNRFYRCVRYEQDSFYSIYEFNCPETLVYDQATGTCNYAELSESECVANQRQPNNSSSWSQSNPASDSSSWSQAVAVPGDGQWGDTHQNIEQGQQESSAWSQVQGQEPVNHGHTQRQPQGSWNSQGGSQEEPRCTREGFFGHPDDCNKFYRCVSGGADSFVVYVFSCGESLVWDEAQSTCNYPYAVEGRCKNAAPGPSQQPTFPEQPQGWPQQGTGGGRPGGTFPQQPQGWPQQGTEGSQQPGGSGGGGPLPGDTRPGDTRPGDTRPGDIRPGDTRPGDTRPCDNQTTTGQQGGPASGQGTPSNQNLPCPREGFYRNPQNCYRFYRCVRREGGSGFAVYEFNCPEGLVFDERYSVCNWPYQAPPCEESHSAQIAQPEQGGQGQGGSPGQGGRPGQGGTPGQPGRPGQPGTGGRPGQPGQGGRPGQGGTPGQPGRPGQPGTGGRPGQPGSPGRPGTGGTPGRPGRPGTPGTVGTPGRPGSPGTPGTGGTPGRPGRPGTPGVGGTPGRPGRPGTPGTDGTPGQPGSPGTPGTDGTPGRPGSPGTPGTGGTPGQPGRPGSPGTGTPGQPGSPGRPGTGGTPGQPGRPGLPPQEGTPGQSGSPGQGGIPGQPGRPGQPGQGGTPSQPGTPGQPGQGGLPVQPGQGGRPGHPGQPGGPGQPGQPPLPGQPVPAQPGGRPSQPGQGGSPGQGPLPGQGGQPSGSSPSHPSGDESGREQRPSCPQEGFFRHPQSCYRFYRCVSGNSQGNFVIYEFNCPEGLVFDERYSTCNWPSDAPPCDGAAPPPVGQAPPAPSQPGGPPVGPGQPGAPGQPGQGQPGQQGPMQPGQGQPGQPGQPGRPDRLPGQPRPGRPGQGQPGQPGRPGPPPPPGQGQPPPPPPGQGQPPPRPGQGPPGQPGPAQPGQGQPGQPGQGPPGPSQTGGPSRLPCPQEGFFRHPYNCHRFYRCVDTGNGFVAYEFNCPEGLVFDERYSTCNWADAAPPCDERPPLGMPAPGGGGRPQPSPGHPSPGQPSPGQPSPGQPSPGQPSPGQPSPGQPSPGQPSPGQPSPGQPTPRPPRPPQTPPPASPPSRPQTPGVPTGTTPPGTTGPMTESTPTTPGAGSTPTESTGTTPTGTAGTPTDSTGTTPAGTAGTPTGTGATPTGTAGTPTDSTGTTPSVSTETGATGTMPTSPGSIPTMPPSPEPMPTGTGSAGAGTPGTGEGGPTQAPPQPGSFPGGTPNVRDPNGQPSGYSCPRTGFFRDPSDCTKFYRCVDFYMTGRNYVVYRFDCPEGTVFDERYSVCNWPDQAAPCDQTPGSQPGQGQPGQGQPEPGQPGQGQPGQGQPPQGQPAPPGPQPPQGPPGGGPQGPGPAPPATDVTSPREPTTPEASGLSCPDAGFFRNPQDCHRFYRCVDQSESGGGFVVYEFNCPAGLVFDERISVCNWPQDAPPCDGGQGQGPTVGAAPVPPSRPPGQPPSRPPSRPPSQPPSHPPSQPPSQPPIQPPSQPPSQPPIRPPSQPPSQPPSQPPSQPPSQPPSQPPSQPPSQPPSQPPSQPPSQPPSQPPSQPPSQPPSQPPSQPPSQPPSQPPSQPPSQPPSQPPSQPPSQPPSQPPSQPPSQPPSQPPSQPPSQPPSQPPSQPPSQPPSQPPSQPPSQPPQGESCRPQCSRTGFFRNPSDCTKFYRCVDFYQNATYVVFNFDCPEGLVFDERYSVCNWPHDAPACDGSSDPSAAGSCAPSPGPSPPQQPSPPQQPQPGPPQQPPPRPPPSHPMPPPRPADSSVCSREGFIRDPADCHKFYRCVDPYQDGKLKAVHFDCPAGLVFDERYSVCNWPHDAPPCDDQPQPQPPPQPQPQPQPQPQPQPQPQPQPQPQPQPQPQPPPRPEPIEATTAPCDKTTAPRYEMTPEVTTPSEATTPSEATTPSEATTPSEATTPSEATTPSEAMTSPEATTPETTMAPTTAATTPAATTEAPTTPAASTMEPTTTPSSRQAKKLDDLILCDKDGNFAFDGDCVHFYRCTGGKSEKAELFKCPDKYYFDTKIGFCRRKRKNFKCDKTPSPDMMARLPPDFMQSAIVAGPGFLWD